ATGATTTCATCATACCCATCTTCCTTAAGGTATTGTCCTAGTTTTTTGGTCCAGGTTTTTCGTGTGTGATTCAGTTTTAAACTGGATCCAGGTCCGAAAGCATAAAAGTCTTCATAACGCCAATAAACTTGGTTGTGCTGACTGCGTGATCCAGGAAGTGCAAAGTTTGATATTTCATAGTGTTCATATCCATATTGCGTCATGATTTCAATGCATCGTAAGAACATCTCGGTTTCAACATCTTCGGAAACAGGTTGAATGCCTTTACGGCCAAATAATGAATTTGGTTCAACCGTTAAAGCATAGATTGAAACATGATTGGGTTTCAGTAAGACCACATCGTGCATCGCTTTTTCAAACATCTCAAGGGATTGCCCAGGCAGTCCATACATTAAATCCAAGGAAACATTCTCAATACCACATTCTCGCAATAAAGTGACCCCTTTACCGACATCATAGAATCGATGATGTCTTCCGATTTTTTCTAATAAATCATCATTGGTTGTTTGAACCCCCAGACTCATGCGATTCACACCGTACTTGACGAGCATTTCTACCTTATTTCTTGTTAAGTTTTCTGGATTACCCTCAAAAGTAAATTCACATTGCTCCGCTTTATGTTCTATCAGTGCTTGCAACAACCCTTCAAGTTGATCATCTTCAAGCGATGTAGGCGTACCACCCCCAACATAAATCGTTGTTAGGTCTTTAGGAAGTGTATTAATTTGTGATATTAAACGTAGCATAAACGCGTCCGATATGGGACGCGCATAATTAAATCGAGTAAAGTCGCAATATCCACAGATATGATCACAAAATGGAATGTGAATGTAAACTGCTTTAGTACTCACGTTGTTTTACCTCGTTTGCTTTATCTTCAATCAGGGTCTTAACATCATACCCTTCGTCCATACAGATCGCGAATGCATACATTAAGACATCGGCGAGCTCTTTTTTGAAAGCTTCTTCAGGTTCATTAAGACTTTCGACCAGTTCTTTGGCTTCATCTAATAAAAAGTGTGACATGGTTTCTTTGGTATCGCTTTGATCCCAACCAAATTGTTTTCGCATGGCATCAATAATTTCAAATATCTCAGTCATCTTTCATCGATAAGACGGACATGAAGGCTTCTTGTGGAATTTCCACACTTCCGACCTGTTTCATCCGTTTCTTTCCTTCTTTTTGCTTCTCTAACAGTTTCTTCTTACGAGAGATATCGCCACCATAACACTTCGCAATTACGTTTTTACGTACTGCTTTAATCGTTGAACGTGCGATAACTTTACTGTTGATTGCAGCTTGAACAGGCACTTCAAATTGTTGTCTTGGGATTAACTCTTTGAGTTTATCTGTGATGACTTTACCGCGATTATACGCAAAATCACGGTGTACAATAACGGATAAGGCATCGACAATTTCACCATTTAACATGATATCCATCTTCACAAGTTTTGATGGACGATATCCAATGAGTTCATAATCAAAGGATGCATACCCTTTGGTCGATGATTTTAACTTATCAAAGAAATCATAGACAATTTCAACAAGTGGCATGTGGTATACAATATTGTAACGTACCGCATCAATCATTTGCATATCATGATAAACACCCCGTTTGTTTTGACACAGTTCCATTACTGCACCAACATACTCACTGGGCACTAAAATATTAGCTTCTACATAGGGTTCTTCAATTCGATCAATATAGTTTACAACAGGCATATTACTTGGGTTGTCAACAGTTACCATTTCACCATTGGTAAGGTAAACATGGAATACAACCGATGGTGCTGTCGCAATGAGTTCGAGTTGGTATTCACGTTCTAAACGTTCTTGAATTACATCCATATGAAGGAGTCCTAAGAACCCACATCGAAATCCAAACCCTAAGGCTTTGGATGTTTCAGGTTCAAACACAAGTGATGAGTCATTCAACGCCATTTTTTCTAAGGCATCCCGTAAATCCGTATAGCGTTTGTTATCGATTGGGTATAATCCACAAAATACCATTGGGTTGAGTTTACGATATCCAGGTAGGGGTGCATCTGCTGGGCGGTTTGCAAGGGTAATGGTATCCCCTACACCAACATCATGGATAGATTTAATACTGCCTGCAATCCAACCAACTTCACCTGTTACCAATTCTTGTTTTTTGATTTCAAATGGTGTTCGAATTCCAAGTTCAGTAACTTCAACTTCAACACCATTCGCCATAAACTGAATGGTATCTCCTTTTTTAACTGATCCATCTTTGATACACACATAAGCGATAACACCACGATATGAGTCGTAGATTGAGTCAAAAATTAATGCTTTAAGCGGTGCTTCTCTGTTTCCTTTGGGTGCAGGGAGTTTTTCAACAATCCCTTTGAGCACTTGATCCACATTGAGTCCAGTTTTTGCACTAATAAGCGGTGCATCAGAGGCATCAATACCTAATACATCTTCAATTTCTTGTTTTACGCGTTCTGGGTCAGCGGATGGTAAGTCGACCTTATTAATCACGACCATAATATCCAGATCATTATCAATCGCAAGATACGCATTCGCAAGAGTTTGTGCTTGAATTCCTTGAGTCGCATCAACAACTAAAATAGCCCCTTCACACGCAGCAAGTGAGCGAGACACTTCATATGTAAAGTCGACGTGACCGGGTGTGTCAATCAGATGGAATGTATAGGTTTCACCATCCGTATGATTGTATTCAAGTTGTACTGCGTTAAGTTTAATTGTGATACCCCGTTCACGTTCTAAATCAAGTTGATCGAGTACTTGTGATTTCATATCACGATCACTGACCGTATCTGTCATTTCTAAAATACGATCAGCAAGTGTTGATTTCCCATGATCAATATGGGCAATAATCGAAAAATTTCGTATGTTTTTTTGATTCATGATACCATTCCCTTAATACTGAAATCCGTCTTACGTATCCATGGGTATACCGCTGTAGGGACCACAAATGCAACGATTCCTTGGGTAAGGTTTGCTGCAATGGACGCAAAGAAGGCATAATCTCCGAGAATAAAGCTATCCACGATTCCATATCCTACAAGCATCAGCATTGCTGAGAGTAAAAACGGAATTGGATATAATTTGGTTTTCAATAACTTTCTAAATATATAAATTACGAGTACTTCACTTCCTTTTATAAAAGCAGTGAAGAGCATATAGTGGGCATAACCTGTCAATAAATCTGCAAGCGCACTTCCCAGTGCTGCTGCAACTAAGACTTGTCTAACTGGTGCAATTGTCGCAAGGATCGCAATCACAACATCTCCTAAATTGAAATAACCTCCATTAGGAAATGCAACTGCTGTAAAGATAGTGACACTGGTGACAAGTGCTGTCATAAGTGCAATATATACGATTGTTTGTGTTCGTTTTATTTCGTAGTTTTTTTTCATTCAAAACGTCGCCCCTTCCATCGTTTACCAAACCCATTTAAAATGTCTCGATTGGATTGTCGTGGTTTCCCAGATATTTGGATACTGGTAAGGTGAATGATTCCACCTTCGACTGCAACATCGACCCCTTTATCTGAAACATCAACAATTTCTCCTCGTTGAAATTGATGGTCTTTACTTTCAAATTGAACAGCATGAAACTTAATAGATACACCATCTAGGATTCCATATGCTGTCGGCCATGGAATTAAACCGCGTATATGATTGTATACATCATGTCCTGGCTTTCTAAATGATACAAATTCATCATTTCTTTGGATGGCATACGCAAAGGTGACGTCTTCATCTTTTTGTTTGATTGGTGTCAATTTACCATCAAAGTACGCTTTGAGATCTTCTTTAATCAAAGTCTTTGAGACTTCCATAAGTTTCGCTTCAACATCACCAAAGGTATCTTCTTCATTAATCGTGACGCTTTGTTTTGCAAGCATATCGCCACTGTCCATCCCTTTATCCATAAACATCAATGTCACGCCAGTTTCTTTCTCACCACGAATGATTGACCAATGGATGGGAGCACCCCCATGATATTTTGGTAACAGTGATGCATGCACGTTTAAACAACGATACGGTGGTGCATAAAGAATTGCCTCAGGGACAATTTGACCATAAGCACAGGTCACAATGCAATCTGCATTAAATGCTAGCACATCATCTACCGCACGTTTAATTTTTTCAGGTTGAATTACAGGGATGTCATTTTCCAATGCAAGCATCTTAACAGGTGGTGCAGTTAGGATCTTTTTTCTTCCAACTGGACGATCTGGTTGTGTCACAACACCAACAACATCATATCCTTCACTTAATAACGTTTCTAATACAACACATGAAAACAGTGTTGTTCCCATAAATACAATTCTCATACTATCACTTCCTGTGGTTTATTATATCATGATGTGACCTTTCAGACCACATTTGACTCATTAAAATATATTCACAATCCTACGATGTTTAAATAACACGCATCAGACCTTTTGCTATGAAAAAAGCCCAAGACCCTGGACTTTACATCATAATGGATAAAAGAAGCATTTCAAAACCTACAAAGCGGTCTTTTAGTCCTTTTTTAGATTCTTGATCAAAGGTAGATAATTGATTCAAGATATCCAAAATTGATTGATTTGAACGATAACGTTTACGCGTGATGTTCCAATACTGACCTTCAGACATGTTTAGTAGATTACGAATCTCATCTGCTTGATAATTTAAACTTTGTAGCGTGGATACTTGATAGATTCCTCTTAATGACGCTGCAATTAATGGCGCAAGACTCAAGGGATCATTTTTTTGCTTCAAGAGTTGTTGGTAGATTCTAAAAACTTCACTATGATCTTTTTGTAAAAGAGCATTACTTAATGCAAAGATGTCGTTTTCTAAGTCGTACGATATGAGTTGGGTTACATCATCAAGGGTTATCCTTCGATTCAACAACACAAGTTTATCGATTTCACTTTGAACACGAGCACTATTACTTCCAATTCGATCGATGAGAAGTTGCTTTGCATCTGGATCAATATGAAGTGTCTGTGCTTTTAAAGCAGCATTCACACGATCCTTCACTGAGATTGCATCTTTTCCACCGACTGTAATGGTGATTTCCTTGGCGTAATGTGTCAATGTTTTTCTTAACGGGCTTTTAGCCAAAGGTTTCTTAGGGAGTGCTAAGACGAGCTCAAGAGTGTTTGAGGTATGAGAAAACCATTCTTCTAGCGCGGATTCATCAACCTTGTTAAGGTCTTTTTCGTTCTCAATAAATAAGAAAATCCACTTTGGCAGACCAAAAAGAGAAATCGTTTCGATTGCTTCTTGTACTTGATTTTGATCAAATCCTTGATCGTTTGTTTGGAAAATCCATTTCTCTACTTCGGTATGTTTTTTTGAATAAGTTTCAAATAATTGGTTTGCTTTTTCTAAAATAAGATACCGGTCAGTGCCATATAAAACATGAGCCACAATTATCACCTAGTATCTATTATACCAAAGTGTCCACGTTGTGACACAACAAAATCAAAAAGTGGTGACATAATAAACGTAATATGTCCATAATCACTCGTTTTTAGAAGTGAAATTCGGTATTGGTGTAATAATTGCATCACATCTGGATGGGGATGATTGTAAATTGTTGGATTGCTGCTGGCAATTGCATAGGTTGGTCTGAGTGTACTGACAAGCAATTCGGAAGTGCTTGTTTTTGATCCATGATGTCCAAGTTTTAGGACATCCACCTGCAGATTTGGGTAGTGTTTTAATAGATCTAACTCTTGTTTGATGTATGCATCCCCTGTAAACAAAAAGGATAAGCGTTTTGTTTGAAGTATGAAAATAAGGCTATTTTCATTGGATTCTTCATACGTTACATCTCCCAACAGCTCATATAAAAAGTGTACCGTTGATTGCTTTTGTGTGATTAATGATTTGACGTCATATACATCCATTAAATAATCTTGATTCTCATTATGGTCCAAATCATCATGCGTAATAATGAGTTGGTCGATGGAACGAATCGACAGCGATGTGAGGGCTCTTTCAAGGTTTGACAAGGCAAAGGCTCGTCCTGTATCGATCACAGTTACATGCGCATTAAACGCGGTTGTGATGATGATTGCATCCCCTTGCCCAACATCCACAATCATGACCCGTGGAAATGGAAAATACATCATAAATACAACAACACTGAGATATGCAATGCAATAGTGTTTAGGGTTTGATTTCCACACTAAGCACATGCCAAATACTAATAGTGGAATCTTGCCCCTTAATTCGAATCGGTTGGTAACACTCAAAAAATCATCATACCCTAATAGCAAGGTGGTCGCCAGTGTATTCATTCTTAATATCATGAACAGATATACCCCTGCAAAAAGGATAACCCATACCTTAAACAAAACCATTTGAAGAATATGTACAGACCCACTAAGTGTATGGATTAGAAATAAACGTGCAACTTCAAAAGATTTTTTGGGGATTGGTCCTGAGATTTCTTGGATTAGTGTCGGAAAATACGCAATAATAAATCCTAAGTGAAACTGTGCATAGGGAAACATAAATAACAGAATCAGCATCTTTGTCTCGGGTTTTAAATCAACACCCCGCATCAGATGTCGAACACAGTTCAGACTAAACCCAAATGCATAACCATACAATCCAATGATTATCCGATAAAGTGCATTGCGTTTTTCTTTGGTGAGAACACGTCGTGTTGACCATATTAAGAGTTGTTCGATGGCATAGAAATGAAGTGCTAAAGAAACAAAAATATGTTGTGAGTCTTTGTAAATAAAATCCAAGAGGATGGGATAGTCCTTGTAGGCTGATTGTAGAAATCGATGGATCGGGCGTGGTTTTTTCACTTGCTTTGTGAATTCACCGTTTAATGTCCCTTGGTAACGGTTGATGCTTTGAAAGTGGTTCTTTGACTCAAGGGGGATTATATCCCCTTCAAATTGATAAACTGCATCAAATTCTAAATTACCATCACCACTACTATAATATTTATTCACACCGTTTCTGAGTACATACCAAGTATCCCTTTTTTCAATCACACGATAGTGAGTTTGAAAACTTGGTAAGTTAAGGTTGAGTGACAGCATAAAAAAGCATCCTAAAGCAAGCAGTTTGAGTGCATCATTTGGTGTATATTTTAATGCAATAACAATCGACACGAGGCACAAAAATGCGCATTGAACAAACACATGATTCATAAACCCCATAAAGATTAGGGTTAATACTATAAACATATCATGAGTTCCATGCGTTCAAACAAACGATTTTTAATTCCCTTTACTTCCATTATGGATTCCAGTGTTTGAAAGGACCCGTATTCATTGCGATGATCAATAATCCGATTCGCAATGGCTTCACCAACTCCAGGAAGTGTCATGAGTTCTTCATGTGTCCCAGTGTTAATGGATACACATGGTGTATCGGATAACAAAGGTATGGTAATGATATCCCCATCTTTTACCTTTTGATTGAGATTTAGTTTTGCATAATCTACATCATCATGAAGCTCAATGTGATCTTTTAGCGCAGATAAAGAACTGTAGGGTAACAGTTCTAGATGATAGGTTTCATTATGATATACAACCGTTATGTTTATATTTGATGCTTCATATGTAAAGGGTGTATATAAAATTGGGCGAAACACACTAATGAGGAGGATTGCAATTGCGATAGATAGGATATTCTTCGTTTTCATACATTATCACCATTCTTAAATAAGAATTGACGAAGGATTTTCCTAACCATTTTTGCATTGATAAAAAAACCTATCGCATGATGATAGGTCTTTGTTTATGTAACTTTTAGAATTTTAACAGAATATGGTTTTGCGACTTGTACTAGCACTTCATCACCAACTTTAGAATCCATAATTGCTTGCGCTAATGGTGAGACATTAGACAAACGACCATTATCTGGATCTGCTTCAACAGAACCAACAATTGTAAAGGTCATTTCTTCGCCCATATCAATATCTAAAATTGTTACATTGGCACCCAAACTCACAGTTTTGAATTTTTTGCCATTGGTGTCACCGATTAACTCAACACGTGATAGTGTATTCTCTAACTCACGTATACGAGCTTCTACTCTCGCTTGACGATCCCGTGCTGCATCATAATCAGCATTTTCTGACAAGTCACCTTGAGCGCGAGCGGCTTTTAAGTCCTCAATGACTTCAGCACGTTCTACTTCAATTAATTGACGTAATTCGCGGTTTAATTCATCT
This DNA window, taken from Erysipelothrix larvae, encodes the following:
- the fmt gene encoding methionyl-tRNA formyltransferase, coding for MRIVFMGTTLFSCVVLETLLSEGYDVVGVVTQPDRPVGRKKILTAPPVKMLALENDIPVIQPEKIKRAVDDVLAFNADCIVTCAYGQIVPEAILYAPPYRCLNVHASLLPKYHGGAPIHWSIIRGEKETGVTLMFMDKGMDSGDMLAKQSVTINEEDTFGDVEAKLMEVSKTLIKEDLKAYFDGKLTPIKQKDEDVTFAYAIQRNDEFVSFRKPGHDVYNHIRGLIPWPTAYGILDGVSIKFHAVQFESKDHQFQRGEIVDVSDKGVDVAVEGGIIHLTSIQISGKPRQSNRDILNGFGKRWKGRRFE
- the hemW gene encoding radical SAM family heme chaperone HemW; protein product: MSTKAVYIHIPFCDHICGYCDFTRFNYARPISDAFMLRLISQINTLPKDLTTIYVGGGTPTSLEDDQLEGLLQALIEHKAEQCEFTFEGNPENLTRNKVEMLVKYGVNRMSLGVQTTNDDLLEKIGRHHRFYDVGKGVTLLRECGIENVSLDLMYGLPGQSLEMFEKAMHDVVLLKPNHVSIYALTVEPNSLFGRKGIQPVSEDVETEMFLRCIEIMTQYGYEHYEISNFALPGSRSQHNQVYWRYEDFYAFGPGSSLKLNHTRKTWTKKLGQYLKEDGYDEIIELTLEDEMFEFIMMGLRIREGITFKRFKTRFGVDMRDVFSEAIQTGVDHQLLELHDDHIQATFEGFVMLDDVLLPFMDILPY
- a CDS encoding MazG-like family protein, whose protein sequence is MRKQFGWDQSDTKETMSHFLLDEAKELVESLNEPEEAFKKELADVLMYAFAICMDEGYDVKTLIEDKANEVKQREY
- a CDS encoding ECF transporter S component, producing the protein MKKNYEIKRTQTIVYIALMTALVTSVTIFTAVAFPNGGYFNLGDVVIAILATIAPVRQVLVAAALGSALADLLTGYAHYMLFTAFIKGSEVLVIYIFRKLLKTKLYPIPFLLSAMLMLVGYGIVDSFILGDYAFFASIAANLTQGIVAFVVPTAVYPWIRKTDFSIKGMVS
- the holA gene encoding DNA polymerase III subunit delta, translating into MAHVLYGTDRYLILEKANQLFETYSKKHTEVEKWIFQTNDQGFDQNQVQEAIETISLFGLPKWIFLFIENEKDLNKVDESALEEWFSHTSNTLELVLALPKKPLAKSPLRKTLTHYAKEITITVGGKDAISVKDRVNAALKAQTLHIDPDAKQLLIDRIGSNSARVQSEIDKLVLLNRRITLDDVTQLISYDLENDIFALSNALLQKDHSEVFRIYQQLLKQKNDPLSLAPLIAASLRGIYQVSTLQSLNYQADEIRNLLNMSEGQYWNITRKRYRSNQSILDILNQLSTFDQESKKGLKDRFVGFEMLLLSIMM
- a CDS encoding ComEC/Rec2 family competence protein; amino-acid sequence: MFIVLTLIFMGFMNHVFVQCAFLCLVSIVIALKYTPNDALKLLALGCFFMLSLNLNLPSFQTHYRVIEKRDTWYVLRNGVNKYYSSGDGNLEFDAVYQFEGDIIPLESKNHFQSINRYQGTLNGEFTKQVKKPRPIHRFLQSAYKDYPILLDFIYKDSQHIFVSLALHFYAIEQLLIWSTRRVLTKEKRNALYRIIIGLYGYAFGFSLNCVRHLMRGVDLKPETKMLILLFMFPYAQFHLGFIIAYFPTLIQEISGPIPKKSFEVARLFLIHTLSGSVHILQMVLFKVWVILFAGVYLFMILRMNTLATTLLLGYDDFLSVTNRFELRGKIPLLVFGMCLVWKSNPKHYCIAYLSVVVFMMYFPFPRVMIVDVGQGDAIIITTAFNAHVTVIDTGRAFALSNLERALTSLSIRSIDQLIITHDDLDHNENQDYLMDVYDVKSLITQKQSTVHFLYELLGDVTYEESNENSLIFILQTKRLSFLFTGDAYIKQELDLLKHYPNLQVDVLKLGHHGSKTSTSELLVSTLRPTYAIASSNPTIYNHPHPDVMQLLHQYRISLLKTSDYGHITFIMSPLFDFVVSQRGHFGIIDTR
- the greA gene encoding transcription elongation factor GreA — protein: MSEKIPVTQAGLDELNRELRQLIEVERAEVIEDLKAARAQGDLSENADYDAARDRQARVEARIRELENTLSRVELIGDTNGKKFKTVSLGANVTILDIDMGEEMTFTIVGSVEADPDNGRLSNVSPLAQAIMDSKVGDEVLVQVAKPYSVKILKVT
- the lepA gene encoding translation elongation factor 4 — translated: MNQKNIRNFSIIAHIDHGKSTLADRILEMTDTVSDRDMKSQVLDQLDLERERGITIKLNAVQLEYNHTDGETYTFHLIDTPGHVDFTYEVSRSLAACEGAILVVDATQGIQAQTLANAYLAIDNDLDIMVVINKVDLPSADPERVKQEIEDVLGIDASDAPLISAKTGLNVDQVLKGIVEKLPAPKGNREAPLKALIFDSIYDSYRGVIAYVCIKDGSVKKGDTIQFMANGVEVEVTELGIRTPFEIKKQELVTGEVGWIAGSIKSIHDVGVGDTITLANRPADAPLPGYRKLNPMVFCGLYPIDNKRYTDLRDALEKMALNDSSLVFEPETSKALGFGFRCGFLGLLHMDVIQERLEREYQLELIATAPSVVFHVYLTNGEMVTVDNPSNMPVVNYIDRIEEPYVEANILVPSEYVGAVMELCQNKRGVYHDMQMIDAVRYNIVYHMPLVEIVYDFFDKLKSSTKGYASFDYELIGYRPSKLVKMDIMLNGEIVDALSVIVHRDFAYNRGKVITDKLKELIPRQQFEVPVQAAINSKVIARSTIKAVRKNVIAKCYGGDISRKKKLLEKQKEGKKRMKQVGSVEIPQEAFMSVLSMKDD
- a CDS encoding ComEA family DNA-binding protein translates to MKTKNILSIAIAILLISVFRPILYTPFTYEASNINITVVYHNETYHLELLPYSSLSALKDHIELHDDVDYAKLNLNQKVKDGDIITIPLLSDTPCVSINTGTHEELMTLPGVGEAIANRIIDHRNEYGSFQTLESIMEVKGIKNRLFERMELMICL